In Brachypodium distachyon strain Bd21 chromosome 2, Brachypodium_distachyon_v3.0, whole genome shotgun sequence, one genomic interval encodes:
- the LOC100837170 gene encoding LEAF RUST 10 DISEASE-RESISTANCE LOCUS RECEPTOR-LIKE PROTEIN KINASE-like 2.7, translated as MPYEAPPSLLFLVHHITIMHHLFIIPVLLLLAGAAADVYPAVCSNATCGGHSITYPFWLAHSGPNCGYPGLGLLCVDDAPILDIQFHQYRVLRIDYANHTVSLADVDAWNKTCPRLSYSLAVDPNAWLQLTPSNSELAFLYNCKTDDVSRHTSAVRLDGCVPEEQNMSNWYVFPDNTITTGRYGLAYGCEKTVVTPVLLSSHNRLMINPVLGVGEALSDGFEMSYGARSEQCGACERSGGRCRYGRIEQHGGTEFACFCADGGCGDARPLSLKRWKLFKQYLSIWSSFLFAFI; from the exons ATGCCATATGAAGCCCCTCCCagtctcctcttcctcgtccatCATATTACCATAATGCATCATCTGTTCATCATCCCCgttctgctcctcctcgccggagctGCAGCCGACGTCTACCCGGCTGTCTGCAGCAACGCCACCTGCGGCGGCCACAGCATCACCTACCCGTTCTGGCTCGCTCACTCAGGGCCCAACTGCGGCTACCCGGGCCTGGGCCTCCTCTGCGTGGACGACGCTCCGATCCTCGACATCCAGTTCCACCAGTACAGAGTCCTGCGCATCGACTACGCCAACCACACCGTCTCCCTCGCCGACGTCGACGCGTGGAACAAGACGTGCCCACGGCTCAGCTACAgcctcgccgtcgaccccAACGCCTGGCTGCAGCTCACGCCGTCCAACTCCGAGCTCGCCTTCCTCTACAACTGCAAGACCGACGACGTTTCCAGGCACACCTCCGCCGTGAGACTCGACGGGTGCGTCCCGGAAGAACAGAACATGAGCAATTGGTACGTGTTCCCGGATAACACGATCACGACGGGCAGGTACGGGCTGGCCTATGGATGCGAGAAGACGGTGGTGACGCCGGTGCTACTGAGCTCGCATAATCGGCTGATGATCAACCCGGTTCTCGGTGTCGGTGAGGCGCTGAGCGACGGGTTCGAGATGAGTTACGGCGCCAGATCCGAGCAGTGCGGCGCCTGCGAGCGGTCCGGCGGGCGGTGCAGGTACGGGCGCATCGAGCAGCACGGCGGCACGGAGTTCGCTTGCTTCTGCGCCGATGGCGGGTGCG GGGATGCCCGCCCTTTAAGCTTGAAGAGATGGAAATTGTTTAAGCAATATCTCTCAATCTGGAGTTCCTTCTTATTTGCGTTCATATAA